In Syntrophorhabdaceae bacterium, the DNA window ACCGCTTGCTCAACAACGGCCTCAAAAGAATGCCCCGAGCGGACATTCGCGGCGCACAGGTGAAGGATAAGGGCAAGCCCTAAGGAGGCCTGACGTGAATCAACCACCTCTATTCTCGCTTGAGGAAAGTAGCTCTTCGCGAGGCACGCGGATTGATACGTACCGCTTAGAGCGGAGGAGATGTGAATGGAAAGTATGGGCTCGTTCTTCTCCACAATGGGTCTATAGACATCGATAAAATCTTGTGGAGAAGGTTGGGAGGTCGTGGGGAAATCTGTTGACGTTCTCAGGAGGGCATAATATTCATCAGGCTTAACGTCGAGATAATCGCGCCATCTTCTTTCTCCCAACTGAATGGTGAGCGGGACCATCTCAATGTCAAGCTCATCATAGAGTTCTTTCGTCAAATCCGCTGTGCTATCCGTTACGATCCTCACGTCATCCCCCTACTCCACGCACACAATATAGTGGGAGTACGGTTGCCCGCCATAATAGAGTTCTATCTCAGTTCCCTGATACCGACATTGCACGGCAGACTGTAAGGCTTGGGCATCTTCTATCGGAACCGATTCACCGTGGTAAAGGGTCACGATCTCGTCGGACGGATCGATCATCGATGCAATGAGACCGAGGGCGGCGTCCTCCCGTTCGGCGCAGGAGATTCGAATTGCTCCCCCGAAGATACCGATGGAATCGCCCGCTTCCACTTTTACGCCTCCCTGTAACACACTGCGGGACGCCTGCACCACCTCACCGGTCTTAATCCGCTCAAAGGCCTCCTCCATTCTGCTCAAGTTCTCTTCAACGGAGGCATCATCCATGTAAGCAAGCATGGCCGACAATCCGTGCGCCGCCGAAGCGGTCTTCAGGACGGTGACGTTTTTTGGGGTCATTTGCGCCGCCTGAACTGCCGCAGGATACACATTCTTATGGTTAGGCAGGATGACAACGTGGGAGGACGTTACCGCCTCGACAGCAGCCACAAGGTCTGCTATGCTGGGATTACTCGTGGGTCCTCCGTCCACCACCAGTTCAGCGCCGGCGTTGTAAAAAAGTTCCTTGAACCCGTCCCCAAGGGTGACGGCGACAACCGAGGTCTGTTTTTGCCTGCTGGTGTCCTGAAAACGGGCCGTGTGCTGTACGAGCATATCATCGACTTTGATCGATGAGACCTGACCTAACCGTGAAGCATACTGGAGTACATCTTCGGGTTGACCGGTATGGATATGAACTCTCGCGAGGCGGGTATCGCCCACAACCACAAGTGAATCACCCATGGAAGCAAGGGAGTTCTTGATGGCGTCCTCGGATATCTGGCTCCCTTTCAGAATAAATTCCGTGCAGTATCTGAAATTCCACCGATGGTCATCGACCTTAGGAGGTGCGACTGCCAATGAGCCCTCGCCGTTAGCGACTGAGTCCGCTAGAGCCGTTCCCTGAACAAGGAGTTGCATTCCTTCAAGAAAATAGAAAAATCCTAATCCTCCGGCGTCGACCACACCGGCCTCTTTAAGCTTCGGCAAAAGCAAAGGAGTGCGTTCCACAGAAGACCTGGCTTCCGCGACCATCCCATCGAGAAGGCGACCAAGGTCTCTTTCAGTTCCCGCGATTTCTTGCCCGGCTTGTGCCGTGTCACGAATCACCGTCAGGATTGTGCCCTCCGCTGGATGCAAAATCGCTTTTCGCGCCTTCTCGCCCGCCCACACAAAAGCTAAAGCGAGGTCTTCAGCACTCAGTCTGTCTCGCCCCTGAACCTTCTCTGCCAGACCCGACAGTATCTGCGCCATAATGATACCGGAATTTCCACGCGCTCCCATCAGGGAACCCCAGGCGGCCGCTTTAGCTACAGGCTCGAGCAAATCTTCCTTGAGCAACTCCATCTCTCTCACAGCCGCGGTAAGCGTAGCCGACATATTGCTTCCCGTGTCTCCGTCAGGAACCGGAAACACATTAATCTTATTGAGCTGGTCACGGTTTTTCATCACCCAGTGAGCCCCGGCTGCAATGATCTGTTTAAACCGCTTTCCCGTGCAGTAGAGTATGGCCATTTTCGCTTTACCTTGCCAAGAATACCTGAGAGTCCGGCAGACAGGCAAGAGAGTATAGTATATTATCCCCGTGAGGACAAGATTTCTTATGACGTCTCGAGTTCCGTCGTTCTCGCAGGAACCTCTTCTACCAAATAACTGCTCAATTCTTCATCACGGGATGAAAAAAACCGCCGATCCAAAAGCACTCAAGGATCGGCGGCCCCAAACTGATACATACGGGCGCTTGAAAAACGCCTCTTAGCAATTACAACTTAAAAAGCAAATCTGCATACGTCGGTACCGGCCACATATCTCTCGGTACAATCATTTCCATGGCATCAACGTCTGTCCTCAGGGCGGACATGGTCGTGACCACGGTGTCCCTGTAAGCTTCGGCCTGCTTGACTGTGTCTTTGGTCTTCTGGGCCTTTTCGGTCGCGGCTTCGAGCTTCGTGAGGTTCTTGTAGCAAGACGCGAGCAAGGCGTTCAACTTCTTGAGAAGGTCTGCCTGGATGGGAGCCGCTGCTGATACGGCCTTGAAGCTGGAAATGGAATCCGCAAGGAATGTGGCATATTCAAGCGCCGTTGGCACGAACTGCTTCTTGGCCATTTCGATAGCGGCGAG includes these proteins:
- a CDS encoding DegV family protein, whose amino-acid sequence is MRIVTDSTADLTKELYDELDIEMVPLTIQLGERRWRDYLDVKPDEYYALLRTSTDFPTTSQPSPQDFIDVYRPIVEKNEPILSIHISSALSGTYQSACLAKSYFPQARIEVVDSRQASLGLALILHLCAANVRSGHSFEAVVEQAVRLSKTVETYFSVDSLSYLQRGGRIGRAQAFLGTLMKIKPILKVVEGEVHPIEKIRTTERLIDRYVRLVEMKAAEGLPVSVVVAGSDNTHIVTALAERLVQIPNVHVVQHCKIGGVVASHTGPGVLGIAFVHDDN
- a CDS encoding DAK2 domain-containing protein, with product MAILYCTGKRFKQIIAAGAHWVMKNRDQLNKINVFPVPDGDTGSNMSATLTAAVREMELLKEDLLEPVAKAAAWGSLMGARGNSGIIMAQILSGLAEKVQGRDRLSAEDLALAFVWAGEKARKAILHPAEGTILTVIRDTAQAGQEIAGTERDLGRLLDGMVAEARSSVERTPLLLPKLKEAGVVDAGGLGFFYFLEGMQLLVQGTALADSVANGEGSLAVAPPKVDDHRWNFRYCTEFILKGSQISEDAIKNSLASMGDSLVVVGDTRLARVHIHTGQPEDVLQYASRLGQVSSIKVDDMLVQHTARFQDTSRQKQTSVVAVTLGDGFKELFYNAGAELVVDGGPTSNPSIADLVAAVEAVTSSHVVILPNHKNVYPAAVQAAQMTPKNVTVLKTASAAHGLSAMLAYMDDASVEENLSRMEEAFERIKTGEVVQASRSVLQGGVKVEAGDSIGIFGGAIRISCAEREDAALGLIASMIDPSDEIVTLYHGESVPIEDAQALQSAVQCRYQGTEIELYYGGQPYSHYIVCVE